Part of the Bacteroidetes bacterium GWF2_43_63 genome, ATATTGTATAACTCATGACCTTCTTTTGTAAACATGTATAAGTAAGCCTGATCTCCCAACACTATCATATTATCAATTGATGCTTTTGGTTCGATGGCTACCTTTGTTCCCGATACTTCCTGCATATTTATCTGTATTTCCGAAATGAACAACTCTCCTTTTTTCCAGTTATTGTACAAAATGAATAAGCTTTCATCATTGCTATATGACAGATCGTAATTTAATCCTTCTGGCACCAGTATGGTTTCTGTTTTTATCAATTCCAGATCGCTATTGTAAAAATCATATTTTTCTTCGATCTGTCCATCAACCTCTTTATCTGCTGTGGATGCCATAACAAAGAATCCCTCAGAAGAATGATAGATCTTTTCATATGAATAACCTTTCCGCAGTTCAATTTCGATGCGTTTTTCGGTTGCTAGCTGAGCGGTTGATGCAAAAGAAAGCATCGCGCAGAAAATGAAAAGAAATTTTTGTTTTTTCATACAATTGATAATTTTCAACAAATATAGGAGAAATGTTTAATACCAAATTGAAATTGCAGATTGTCCAAAGACGTACTTCAATTTCAAATTTGGTATGTGCCGTTGAAAAATAATGAACAAATAAATTGTTTTCAACACGGCATTTATGCCGTTAGCAAACATAAATTGGCAAGCAATCCGGTTTTAATATTGGACTATTATTTAAGTAAACACGGTATAAAATAAAAAAGCGGGCGAAAACTTTCGCCCGCTACATTCAAATTGTACCCAAACACAAAACTCAGAGAGCGCCTGAATCGTAAGCGTTTTCACCATGAATGGAGCTGTCTAATCCTTCCATTTCCTGTGCTTCACTAACGCGAACTTTTACAAACAGATTGATAAGAATAAGCATAATGTAGGTGAAAATAAAGGCGTAGGCACCGGCAGCAACCACGGCTACTATTTCTTTGAAGAAAAAATCGCTGCCACCGAAATACAATCCGTCGGCTCCGGCTGCATTAACGGCTGTAGAGGCAAAAACACCCAGCAGAACAGTTCCGATAACACCTCCGATTCCGTGAACACCCCAAACATCAAGCGCATCATCCCATTTCATTCTGTTTTTTAATTGCACGGCCAGATAACAAACAGCGCCTGCGGCAATGCCAATAATCGGAGATGCCCATAGCGGAACAAACCCGGCGCAAGGCGTAATGGTTGCCAATCCTGCAATGGAACCGGTCAGAAGTCCGATTAACTTTGGTCTGCCGACGTGTATCCATTCAATGATAACCCACGCCACGGTTGCAAACGATGCAGCAATATCGGTGTTTAAAAAGGCCAGCGAAGTTATGTTGTCAACAGCCACTTCGCTGCCGGCATTGAAGCCATACCAGCCGAACCAAAGCAGTCCGCTTCCGATTGCGACCAGCGGAATGCTGTTGGGCGTGCTGTTTTTATCAACGCGGGCACCGACATAAAAAACAGATGCCAGTGCTGCAAATCCGGCGGTTGCATGAACAACAATACCTCCGGCAAAATCAAGAACACCCCAGTCGGCCAGTAGCCCCCCGCCCCAGATCATGTGTACAAATGGGTAATAAACCAGAATTTGCCACACGGTTAAAAAGATCATATACGATTTGAAAGTCACGCGGTTTGCAAATGCTCCGGTAATGAGTGCCGGTGTGATAATGGCAAACATCATCTGATAGGCAATGAAAACAAATTCGGGAATTTGTCCGTTGGTGTACATCGAATCCATTCCAACTCCAGCCAGAAAAGCCTTGTCGAAATTGCCGAAAATGCCGCCGTCACCACCACTGAAACAAAGTGAATAACCGAAAGCAACCCATAAAACCGTTGTCCAGCCAAGCGAAACAAAACTTTGTATCATGACGCCCAAAATATTTCGTTTGGTGGCCAATCCACCGTAGAAAAATGCCAGACCCGGAGTCATGAGCATTACAAGGCTTGTTGCAAGCAACATAAAGCCGGTTGAACCTGTGTCAATCATTTTTATATTCTCCTATTTTTTAAAGTGTGAATCCAAAAACCAAAAATATATTTTCCGCCATG contains:
- a CDS encoding ammonium transporter; the protein is MIDTGSTGFMLLATSLVMLMTPGLAFFYGGLATKRNILGVMIQSFVSLGWTTVLWVAFGYSLCFSGGDGGIFGNFDKAFLAGVGMDSMYTNGQIPEFVFIAYQMMFAIITPALITGAFANRVTFKSYMIFLTVWQILVYYPFVHMIWGGGLLADWGVLDFAGGIVVHATAGFAALASVFYVGARVDKNSTPNSIPLVAIGSGLLWFGWYGFNAGSEVAVDNITSLAFLNTDIAASFATVAWVIIEWIHVGRPKLIGLLTGSIAGLATITPCAGFVPLWASPIIGIAAGAVCYLAVQLKNRMKWDDALDVWGVHGIGGVIGTVLLGVFASTAVNAAGADGLYFGGSDFFFKEIVAVVAAGAYAFIFTYIMLILINLFVKVRVSEAQEMEGLDSSIHGENAYDSGAL